From a region of the Geothrix sp. 21YS21S-2 genome:
- a CDS encoding Spy/CpxP family protein refolding chaperone, translated as MIRTTLLTLALAGGLCAQQPPPQGPMEDFHGGEGMGRPGPGMMFRNLGLTPGQEKAVKAVLDRRQKPPRAGRDAEEALRAAAEDPAATEAQLRALHAAAGEARLRELLDRHALAVELDAILTPEQRAKARRIRENMRKEMEARRSLMEDLGGPPPPRRGEPGK; from the coding sequence ATGATCCGCACCACCCTTCTGACCCTCGCCCTCGCGGGCGGACTCTGCGCCCAGCAGCCCCCGCCGCAGGGCCCCATGGAGGACTTCCACGGCGGCGAAGGCATGGGGCGCCCCGGCCCCGGGATGATGTTCAGGAACCTGGGTCTCACCCCCGGCCAGGAGAAGGCGGTCAAGGCCGTCCTGGACAGGCGTCAGAAGCCCCCCAGGGCCGGGCGCGACGCCGAGGAGGCCCTGCGCGCCGCCGCCGAGGACCCCGCCGCCACCGAGGCGCAGCTGCGCGCCCTGCACGCGGCCGCCGGCGAGGCCCGGCTCCGGGAGCTCCTGGACCGCCACGCCCTGGCCGTGGAGCTCGACGCCATCCTGACCCCGGAACAGCGGGCCAAGGCCCGCCGCATCCGCGAGAACATGCGCAAGGAGATGGAAGCACGGAGGTCCCTGATGGAGGACCTGGGCGGCCCCCCGCCGCCCCGCCGCGGAGAGCCTGGGAAGTAG
- the hppD gene encoding 4-hydroxyphenylpyruvate dioxygenase, with amino-acid sequence MPKTSFALSTPTGRAATNPLGIERIDHFQMTGVLDRLEPLYRRLGFSRVASGKAPWGRLVHLRQNRMDVLILEADDTHWAGRYFHTHGEGVCALNFQVADLDRALATARHNGAKVMLEPETHHHGGGTLRFAAIKGVGDVLNYLVERSGDVEPFWPFLHPDPGLPLCEPGLVRVDHLTNNVGPGELEPLVDFYERVFGFAVTRTFNIRGHLGTGLNSKVVQSANGRVIIPINEPTDGKSQIQEFVNRHHGQGVQHIAMSTNNIQETLAVLRAQGFQFLAVPRTYYELLPGRIEKGGYKVTEDLGAIEALGIQIDGDASGYLLQIFSEDQIGPLFFEIIQRRGNMGFGEGNFQALYDSIELDQRRRGVL; translated from the coding sequence ATGCCCAAGACCAGTTTCGCCCTTTCCACCCCCACGGGCCGGGCCGCCACGAACCCCCTGGGGATCGAGCGCATCGACCACTTCCAGATGACCGGGGTCCTGGACCGGCTCGAACCCCTCTACCGGCGCCTGGGCTTTTCACGGGTGGCCTCCGGCAAGGCCCCCTGGGGCCGGCTCGTGCACCTGCGCCAGAACCGCATGGACGTGCTCATCCTGGAGGCCGACGACACCCACTGGGCCGGACGCTATTTCCACACCCACGGCGAGGGCGTCTGCGCCCTGAACTTCCAGGTGGCCGACCTGGACCGCGCCCTGGCCACGGCCCGCCACAACGGCGCCAAGGTCATGCTCGAGCCCGAGACCCACCACCACGGCGGCGGCACCCTGCGCTTCGCGGCCATCAAGGGCGTGGGCGACGTGCTGAACTACCTGGTGGAGCGCTCCGGGGACGTGGAGCCCTTCTGGCCCTTCCTCCACCCCGATCCGGGCCTGCCCCTCTGTGAACCCGGCCTGGTGCGCGTGGACCACCTCACCAACAACGTCGGCCCGGGCGAGCTGGAGCCGCTGGTGGACTTCTACGAGCGGGTCTTCGGGTTCGCCGTGACGCGCACATTCAACATCCGCGGGCACCTGGGCACCGGGCTCAACTCGAAGGTCGTCCAGAGCGCCAACGGCCGGGTCATCATCCCCATCAACGAGCCCACCGACGGGAAGAGCCAGATCCAGGAGTTCGTCAACCGCCACCATGGCCAGGGCGTCCAGCACATCGCCATGTCCACCAACAACATCCAGGAGACCCTGGCCGTGCTCAGGGCCCAGGGCTTCCAGTTCCTCGCCGTTCCGCGCACCTACTACGAGCTCCTGCCCGGGCGCATCGAGAAGGGCGGCTACAAGGTCACCGAGGACCTCGGGGCCATCGAGGCCCTGGGCATCCAGATCGACGGCGACGCCTCCGGCTACCTGCTGCAGATCTTCAGCGAGGACCAGATCGGGCCGCTGTTCTTCGAGATCATCCAGCGCAGGGGGAACATGGGCTTCGGGGAAGGGAACTTCCAGGCCCTGTACGATTCCATCGAGCTGGACCAGCGGCGCCGCGGAGTGCTCTGA
- a CDS encoding homogentisate 1,2-dioxygenase → MKLTNESSLFPLRKGRITRQAHVDLPEGTFEEEFARQGFFGRTSHLYRTHPTTAWTRIEGPLRPRSYDLNRLPPAGPFEPVCFLRNEDVALHWVAAGTMDFFYRNADGDDVYYIHAGGGRLETTFGVLDYARGDYLVLPRGTTYRFLPSAGPQAYLLIESAGEITIPDRNQLGPNAIFDPAMIDTPELEPPAEPEREWAVHIKRRNVITRVYYPFNPNDVVGWKGDLTVWRINVKDIRPVVSPRYHLPPSAHSTFLGRNFVICTFLPRPFEEEPGAMRVPFYHSNIDYDEVLFYSDGNFFSREGIGPGMVTWHPQGIHHGPHPKAIPASRLKDRTDEVAVMVDAYHPLEATPAAAAVENEAYWSSWK, encoded by the coding sequence ATGAAATTGACCAATGAATCCAGCCTCTTTCCCCTGCGCAAGGGCCGGATCACCCGCCAGGCGCACGTGGACCTGCCCGAGGGCACCTTCGAGGAGGAGTTCGCCCGGCAGGGCTTCTTCGGGCGCACGAGTCATTTATACAGGACCCACCCCACCACCGCCTGGACCCGCATCGAGGGGCCCCTGCGGCCCCGCAGCTACGACCTGAACAGGCTCCCTCCCGCGGGCCCCTTCGAGCCGGTGTGCTTCCTGCGCAACGAGGACGTGGCCCTGCACTGGGTGGCCGCCGGGACCATGGATTTCTTCTACCGCAACGCCGACGGGGACGACGTCTACTACATCCACGCGGGCGGCGGACGCCTGGAGACCACCTTCGGGGTGCTGGACTACGCCCGGGGCGACTACCTGGTGCTGCCCCGGGGCACGACCTACCGGTTCCTGCCTTCGGCCGGGCCCCAGGCCTACCTGCTCATCGAGAGCGCCGGGGAGATCACCATCCCGGACCGCAACCAGCTGGGTCCCAACGCCATCTTCGATCCCGCCATGATCGACACGCCGGAGCTGGAGCCCCCCGCCGAACCCGAAAGGGAGTGGGCCGTGCACATCAAGCGCCGCAACGTCATCACCCGCGTCTACTACCCTTTCAATCCCAACGACGTGGTGGGCTGGAAGGGCGACCTCACGGTGTGGCGGATCAACGTCAAGGACATCCGCCCGGTGGTGAGCCCCCGCTACCACCTCCCCCCCAGCGCCCACAGCACCTTCCTGGGGCGGAACTTCGTCATCTGCACCTTCCTGCCCCGCCCCTTCGAGGAGGAGCCCGGGGCCATGCGGGTGCCCTTCTACCACTCGAACATCGACTACGACGAGGTCCTGTTCTACTCCGACGGCAACTTCTTCAGCCGGGAGGGGATCGGTCCCGGGATGGTCACCTGGCATCCCCAGGGCATCCACCACGGCCCCCACCCCAAGGCCATCCCCGCCTCCCGCCTGAAAGACCGGACGGACGAAGTGGCCGTCATGGTGGACGCCTACCACCCCCTGGAAGCCACGCCCGCGGCGGCCGCCGTGGAGAACGAGGCCTACTGGTCCAGCTGGAAATAG